The genomic DNA CCGTCCGCTGGGGCGGCGACGGCCCGCCGGACCCGGGCGTCCGCTTCGAGGACGTGCCGATCGAGGAGTGGCGGGCCATGATCGACGCCAACCTGGTCGGCGCCGCCGCCCAGGTCCGCGCGGTGCTGCCCGGCATGCGCGCGCGGCGCTGGGGCCGGATCGTGCTGATCTCCTCCAGCGTCGCGGAGGAGGGACTGCCCGGCCCCGGGCCGTACGGGACCGCCAAGTCCGGCCTGTACGGGCTGGCGCGCGCCCTCGCCTGGGAGGCCGGCCGGGACGGCATCCTGGTCAACGTGGTGGCCCCCGGCTTCACCCTGACCGACAGCCGCCCACCCGTCCCGGCGGCCGTGGTCGACGCCCTGGCCGGGGCCACGCCGACCCGGCGGTTGTCCGGCGCCGACGACGTGGCCAAGCTGGTCGTCTTCCTCGGCTCCGGGGCCAACGGCAACCTCACCGGGGAGGTGGTGCGCGACGGCTCCGCCGCGGCCCGCGCACCGCACCTCGGCGGCTGAGCCAGGGCAGCTGGGGGCGAGGCCGTCGCCGCCCCGCTCGTCGAGCCGCGGCACGGCAATTCGCCAACACGCCGTGCCAAGGCATTTTGGTCCACCCTTGCCGGTCGCCTTGCCCGGACGACGTGCGGCCACCGAACCATGTGCACGGGCCGGCGATCGGCACGCCGCATTTCGAGCGTGGCGTCGGCCGGCCCGCCGGAACGAAACCTGAACGGGCACCCCCGGAAAGTCCCCGCGTTTATCCGGAAAGCATGCCGCGCCTTAAACGACGGCCATCTTTTGCATATGAAACCCGATTCAGGGCCCGCACGCGTCGCGCCCGTCGGCCTTTTCCCCGCGCGCACGATCCGACTCTCACCTTGACACCGAGATTGGCGGAGAGGTTACCTGAAGACATGGCTCAGCTCACAGCAGTTCAGGACGCTGCGGCGAGAAAGAACCTCGATCCTCGTGGGGATGCCCATGGCCACCTATGAGTACCGCTGTCCAGACTGCGGGCGATTCGAGGTGCGCTTGCCCATAGGGACCGCCCAGGCGGTTCACGACTGCCCGCTGTGCCGTTCTCCGGCTCGCCGCCTTTTCACCGCGCCGAGCCTCACCCGACTGTCCCCGGCGATGTCCGCCGCGCTCACCCGAGAGGAGCAGAGCCAGGAAGCACCTGAGGTGGTCACGAGCGTGCCTTCGGAGCGGCAGCGGCGACGACCGCCGCATCCGGCACTGTCGCGCCTGCCTCGGCCTTGATCAACTGAACGTCGCGTTCGCAAACGCCCGGACCGACCACGCACCACGCCTCCGCGAGGCATCCCGAGAGTTCTCGGATGCGGCCACGGTGACCACTCCGCCCCAGGCGAGTGCCCGGTCTCGTGGCGTTACCGAACCACACCGCCCGTCCCGGGCATGAGGAGGTGCGTCGTTGATGGGAGCCGTCGGACTGCTGTACGTGGGCGCGGTACTCTTCCTCAACGGTTTGATGCTCCTGGGAAAGGTCGAACCACGCGCGGCCGGGGTCTTCAATCTCTTCGTCGGAGCCATGCAGGTGATCACGCCCACCGTGCTGATCATTTCCAATCCCGACGACACGGCCGTGATCCTCGGCGCGTCGGGGATCTATCTCTTCGGGTTCACCTATCTCTATGTGGGGATCAATCTGCTGGGAGGCTTCGACACCACAGGGGTCGGTTACTTCTCGCTCTTCGTGGCCGTCATGGCCCTCGGATACTCCTACGCCAACTTCCAGATCCTCGGCGATCCGGCCTTCGGAGTCATCTGGCTCTACTGGTCTTTCCTGTGGGGACTCTTCTTCGTACTGCTCGGATTGAAACGCGCGCAGATCACCAAGTACACGGGCTGGGTCACGGCGATCCAGGGATGGGTCACGGGCGCGATTCCGGCATTCATGATCCTCACCGGGTACTGGCGTAACACCAATCTCCTCGCGATGATCCTCGCCGCCTTCGGCCTGGTGGTGTTCCTGGCACTGTGGCCGCTCACGAAACGCGGCGAACCGGCCGGCAAGGCGCCGAGCAGCGAGGAGCCCACAAGGGCCGGGGAGCGCGCGCATCGCCCTCGATGGACTTGACGGAGCCCACCGAATTCGAAAAGAGGTGAGGCAACACGCTTACCCCCGAAGGGAGTCATCCATAAAAGAAGGGCAGCTATCATGCCGAAAGTAGTATTCAGCATCGACCAGTCGAAGCCGATGCGCGACCAGGCGACTCCGGGTCACAACCGCTGGCACCCAGACATTCCCGTGGCGGAAATGGTACGCCCCGGGGAAGAGTTCAGAGTCGAATGCCGCGAATGGACGGACGCCCAGATCGGCAACAACGATTCAGCGAACGACGTACGGGATGTCGACCTGAGCGTCGCGCACGTGCTGAGCGGGCCCATCGGGGTCGAGGGCGCGGAGCCCGGAGACCTCCTCATCGTCGACATCCTCGAGCTGGGGCCGGTTCCCCAGGAGACCGGGGACGCCCCCGGGCAGGGATGGGGGTACACCGGCGTCTTCGCCAAGGGGAACGGCGGCGGATTCCTGACCGACTACTTCCCCGATTCCTACAAGGCGATCTGGGACTTCCACGGCCAGGTGGCCACATCCCGCCACCTACCGGGAATTCGATACACCGGCATCACCCACCCCGGGCTCTTCGGCACCGCGCCGTCGGCCGAGTTGCTCAACTCCTGGAACCGCCGGGAGCAGGCGCTCATCGACACCGATCCACAGCGCGTTCCGCCGCTCGGCCTGCCGCCACTGTCCGACAACGCCCTTGCCGGCACGGCGAGCGGCGATGTGGCGCAGCGCATCGCCGCAGAGGGGGCACGCACCGTACCCGCGAGGGAGAACGGCGGCAATCACGACATCAAGAACTTCACTCGCGGATCACGGGTCTTCTACCCGGTGCACGTCCCTGGCGCCAAGCTGTCCGGGGGCGACCTGCACTTCAGCCAGGGCGACGGCGAAATCACCTTCTGCGGCGCCATCGAGATGGGCGGCTACATCGACTTCCACGTCGACCTCATCAAGGGCGGCATGGAGAAGTACGGCGTCACGACCAACCCCATCTTCATGCCGGGGAACGTGGAGCCGCGCTACTCCGAGTTCCTCACGTTCATCGGGATCTCGGTCGACCACGACACCGGTACCAACTACTACCTCGACGCCACGGTGGCCTATCGCAGGGCCTGCCTCAACGCCGTCGAGTATCTCAAGAGGTGGGGCTACAGCGGCGAACAGGCCTATCTGCTGCTCGGCTCGGCGCCGATCGAAGGGCGTGTCAGCGGGATCGTCGACATCCCCAACGCATGCTGCTCGCTCTACCTGCCCACCGCGATCTTCGACTTCGACGTACGCCCGAACATGGAAGGGCCCGTCAGGCAGGACCGCGGCAGGTGCGCCGTGACGAGTTGACCGCCACGACGTGCCGGAGACGCCGGCTCTCCTGAGAGCAGGTGACGGTGGCCCCGGGAGATCACATCCAGAGGCCACCCACGGGCCCGGAGTGACGGGGAGGTCGCTGGGACCGGGTTCGCGGCGGTCATCTCGGACAAGGCGATGAGCCTGGTCGTGGTGCCCGCCGCGGCTGCCCGCGCGCCTGGCGGCCTCCTGTCGCGCAAAGCCCGGCGGTGTGCGTCAGGGGGCTCGTGGGCGGGCGGATGCGGGTCGGCGCCGAGCCTGTCTGCCGCGACCTGGCCGCTCGCCGGGCAGACGCGGTGGCCGCACTGCGGGCGCGGCTGGAGCACGCGCGACAAGGGCGACCTGCCCCCGCGGGCCGATCCTGACGTGCTGGCGCGCTACCTGAGCGCGGTGGGCCAGGGCATCTCGGCGCAGGCCACCGGCGGCGCCGCCATGACCTGCTGCGCCAGGCCGCCGCCGAGATCGGCGCGCTGGACCCCCACCACCGCGGTGACGCTCATCGGACGGGCCCTCGCCCTGGCCGGCGCTCGCCGAGGCCGAACGGCGCGTGGCCCACCTCGTCGCGGACGGCCACTCCAAGCCGCTGCCGAGCTGATGGTCTCGCCCAACACCGTGGGCACCCACCTGCGCTCGATCTTCGCAGCCTCCTGCGCGCACCGCCGTCCTCGAACCCCTCCGCCACACCCTGGCCGCCCGGCCGGCGATGCAGCAGGCAACTGCCTTCCTCGCCGCCATGCTCCACCCCGACCCGTCTGGCGCCCGG from Nonomuraea muscovyensis includes the following:
- a CDS encoding SDR family NAD(P)-dependent oxidoreductase; translated protein: MDTELRDRVVLVTGATTGIGAATARAFGREGARVALTYRGNPDLARKVADDVEAAGGQALVVRLDLEDPATVEEAAATVARHWGGVDVLVANAVRWGGDGPPDPGVRFEDVPIEEWRAMIDANLVGAAAQVRAVLPGMRARRWGRIVLISSSVAEEGLPGPGPYGTAKSGLYGLARALAWEAGRDGILVNVVAPGFTLTDSRPPVPAAVVDALAGATPTRRLSGADDVAKLVVFLGSGANGNLTGEVVRDGSAAARAPHLGG
- a CDS encoding FmdB family zinc ribbon protein, whose translation is MATYEYRCPDCGRFEVRLPIGTAQAVHDCPLCRSPARRLFTAPSLTRLSPAMSAALTREEQSQEAPEVVTSVPSERQRRRPPHPALSRLPRP
- a CDS encoding AmiS/UreI family transporter, encoding MGAVGLLYVGAVLFLNGLMLLGKVEPRAAGVFNLFVGAMQVITPTVLIISNPDDTAVILGASGIYLFGFTYLYVGINLLGGFDTTGVGYFSLFVAVMALGYSYANFQILGDPAFGVIWLYWSFLWGLFFVLLGLKRAQITKYTGWVTAIQGWVTGAIPAFMILTGYWRNTNLLAMILAAFGLVVFLALWPLTKRGEPAGKAPSSEEPTRAGERAHRPRWT
- the fmdA gene encoding formamidase codes for the protein MPKVVFSIDQSKPMRDQATPGHNRWHPDIPVAEMVRPGEEFRVECREWTDAQIGNNDSANDVRDVDLSVAHVLSGPIGVEGAEPGDLLIVDILELGPVPQETGDAPGQGWGYTGVFAKGNGGGFLTDYFPDSYKAIWDFHGQVATSRHLPGIRYTGITHPGLFGTAPSAELLNSWNRREQALIDTDPQRVPPLGLPPLSDNALAGTASGDVAQRIAAEGARTVPARENGGNHDIKNFTRGSRVFYPVHVPGAKLSGGDLHFSQGDGEITFCGAIEMGGYIDFHVDLIKGGMEKYGVTTNPIFMPGNVEPRYSEFLTFIGISVDHDTGTNYYLDATVAYRRACLNAVEYLKRWGYSGEQAYLLLGSAPIEGRVSGIVDIPNACCSLYLPTAIFDFDVRPNMEGPVRQDRGRCAVTS